A section of the Telopea speciosissima isolate NSW1024214 ecotype Mountain lineage chromosome 3, Tspe_v1, whole genome shotgun sequence genome encodes:
- the LOC122655110 gene encoding transcription factor FER-LIKE IRON DEFICIENCY-INDUCED TRANSCRIPTION FACTOR-like yields MDNQAFQTHRAQHNDYGFHDFINEGNLGQFIDLVRGENAEPITNFNSNTYDAAAEFMYCGGGLVDNQFYTTNSQQPQGDGVFDFNSLGNSEPNYILDSLPLIGEENEVEMEDDDENDEDDSSVTTSTGQVKRSSNKADRSKTLISERRRRGRMKEKLYALRSLVPNITKMDTASIVGDAVEYVTNLQMEARKLSVEIAELRSSLEDGVGKPNDLGDITKKAQAGTEKKYPSSKKIVQMDVFQEEEKGYYVRLACNKGEGVVVALYKALESLTRFDVQRSNFVVASDKTVMTFKLNGKECGEEMNMSTLKIWVTGALLNQGFEFITPVASEISLSV; encoded by the exons ATGGATAATCAAGCATTCCAAACCCATCGAGCTCAACATAACGACTACGgttttcatgatttcatcaaTGAAGGCAATCTTGGGCAGTTCATCGATCTTGTTAGAGGGGAAAATGCAGAACCCATTACCAATTTCAACTCAAATACTTATGATGCAGCGGCGGAGTTCATGTATTGTGGTGGCGGATTGGTTGATAATCAATTCTATACTACCAATTCCCAACAACCACAAGGGGACGGCGTGTTTGATTTCAACTCCCTCGGTAATTCAGAGCCAAATTATATTCTCGATTCATTGCCGCTCATCGGTGAAGAAAACGAAGTTGAGATGGAAGACGATGATGAGAATGACGAGGACGATTCATCTGTGACGACGAGCACTGGACAGGTGAAGAGATCATCGAATAAAGCTGATCGTTCAAAGACCTTGATTTCGGAACGGCGGCGAAGAGGTCGAATGAAGGAGAAGCTCTATGCTTTGCGATCCTTGGTACCCAACATTACTAAG ATGGACACTGCATCCATAGTAGGGGATGCAGTGGAATACGTGACAAACTTGCAAATGGAAGCTAGGAAGCTAAGTGTTGAAATTGCAGAACTCAGATCATCGCTTGAAGATGGAGTAGGGAAACCAAATGATTTGGGTGATATTACAAAGAAGGCCCAAGCTGGAACAGAGAAGAAGTATCCAAGTTCCAAGAAGATAGTGCAG atgGATGtgtttcaagaagaagaaaaaggttaCTACGTGAGATTGGCATGCAACAAGGGAGAAGGTGTAGTAGTAGCTCTTTACAAGGCACTTGAGTCCCTAACGCGATTCGATGTACAAAGATCAAACTTTGTTGTGGCTTCTGACAAAACCGTAATGACATTTAAGCTCAAT GGGAAAGAATGTGGGGAGGAGATGAACATGTCCACATTGAAGATATGGGTGACTGGGGCTCTTCTCAACCAGGGATTCGAATTCATTACTCCTGTAGCTTCTGAAATCTCTCTTTCTGTATGA